The Lysobacter capsici genome has a segment encoding these proteins:
- a CDS encoding HAD family hydrolase, whose protein sequence is MDLALFDFDGTITDRETFPGFVRASVDRRRLRWGGVLLAPYVIGYKLGWVSGAAVRRRIVAFGYRGRRESEVRAAAEAYLREVVARQIRPEALERIAWHRERGDRVVVVTANLELFVSAWCEQQGLEYICSHLEARNGVLTGRYLGRDCCGPEKSRRVRERIALQDYASVHAYGDTVEDRELLALADRRFYRWREVLS, encoded by the coding sequence ATGGATCTGGCCCTGTTCGATTTCGACGGCACCATCACCGACCGCGAAACTTTTCCCGGGTTCGTGCGCGCCAGCGTCGATCGCCGCCGGCTGCGTTGGGGCGGCGTGCTGCTGGCGCCGTACGTGATCGGTTACAAGCTCGGCTGGGTGTCGGGCGCAGCGGTGCGCCGTCGCATCGTCGCGTTCGGCTATCGCGGCCGCCGCGAAAGCGAGGTGCGCGCGGCCGCCGAAGCCTATCTGCGCGAAGTGGTCGCGCGGCAGATCCGTCCCGAAGCGCTCGAGCGCATCGCCTGGCATCGCGAACGCGGCGACCGGGTGGTGGTGGTCACCGCCAATCTGGAACTGTTCGTGTCGGCCTGGTGCGAACAGCAGGGGCTGGAATACATCTGCTCGCATCTGGAGGCGCGCAACGGCGTGCTGACCGGACGTTACCTCGGCCGCGATTGCTGCGGCCCGGAAAAATCGCGGCGGGTGCGCGAGCGGATTGCCTTGCAGGATTATGCGAGCGTGCACGCGTACGGCGACACGGTCGAGGATCGCGAGTTGCTGGCGTTGGCGGATCGCAGGTTTTACCGCTGGCGGGAAGTGTTGTCGTAG
- a CDS encoding PAAR domain-containing protein, which produces MMRQTITVGDTTSGGGMVLGGPRPDAAPGAGIDARCARLGDAVQCGVHGATTIVTGDPAHLLDGKAAARHGDFCACGCILISLSQIRGIVEHGRGYEPARVAVRK; this is translated from the coding sequence ATGATGCGGCAGACAATCACGGTCGGCGATACGACCAGCGGCGGCGGCATGGTGTTGGGCGGGCCGCGCCCGGATGCGGCGCCCGGCGCCGGCATCGATGCGCGTTGCGCGCGCCTGGGCGACGCGGTGCAGTGCGGCGTGCACGGGGCGACCACGATCGTGACCGGCGATCCGGCGCATCTGCTCGACGGCAAGGCGGCGGCGCGGCACGGCGATTTCTGCGCCTGCGGCTGCATCCTGATTTCGTTGAGCCAGATCCGCGGCATCGTCGAGCACGGGCGCGGCTACGAGCCGGCGCGGGTCGCGGTGCGCAAGTGA
- a CDS encoding serine hydrolase domain-containing protein: MRCLRIKTITAVALAAMLAANAAFAQAASKQTTLKPTSAQPAQLLAFVDDYARQHDFSGSVLIVQHGKPRLARQYGLANRAFAIHNDASTKYKIASITKAFTAVLILQLHEQGRLDLDAPMRRYLPDYRGSGGDRVSVRQLLNHTSGLVNFDQVTDAAQAIGSGLPNYQLPHTARQLLDDYCSGDLVHAPGSKFDYNNCDYIALGQIVERIYGQSYEQVLRERIVGPLGLKDTGMLHQRDIVAGLADSYFRRDDSKALTPDLPAYPENWYAAGAMYSTPADLAKFADAWFGGRLIGDKALAAMIAPGLDDYGFGVWSYPVRIDGRTYHAVKRPGRIMGAQAQLYRIVEAELTVVVLANTDATDLDEFVARIGKQALSKPAAEGRASDKLASDKPATD, encoded by the coding sequence ATGCGCTGTTTGCGGATCAAGACGATCACGGCCGTCGCCCTGGCGGCGATGCTCGCCGCTAACGCCGCGTTTGCGCAGGCCGCTTCGAAGCAGACGACTTTGAAGCCGACTTCGGCCCAGCCCGCGCAGCTGCTCGCCTTCGTCGACGATTACGCGCGCCAGCACGATTTCAGCGGTTCGGTGCTCATCGTCCAGCACGGCAAGCCACGGCTCGCGCGCCAGTACGGCCTGGCCAACCGCGCGTTCGCGATACACAACGACGCATCGACCAAGTACAAGATCGCCTCGATCACCAAGGCTTTCACCGCGGTGCTGATCCTGCAACTGCACGAACAAGGCCGGCTGGACCTGGACGCGCCGATGCGCCGCTATCTGCCCGATTACCGCGGCAGCGGCGGCGACCGGGTCAGCGTGCGGCAGTTGCTCAACCACACCTCGGGGCTGGTCAATTTCGATCAGGTCACCGATGCCGCGCAGGCCATCGGCAGCGGCCTGCCGAATTACCAACTGCCGCATACCGCGCGGCAGTTGCTCGACGATTACTGCAGCGGCGATCTGGTGCATGCGCCCGGCAGCAAGTTCGATTACAACAACTGCGATTACATCGCGCTGGGTCAGATCGTCGAGCGGATCTACGGCCAAAGCTACGAACAGGTGCTGCGCGAGCGCATCGTCGGTCCGCTGGGGTTGAAGGACACCGGCATGCTGCACCAGCGCGACATCGTCGCCGGCCTGGCCGACAGCTATTTCCGTCGCGACGACAGCAAGGCGCTGACGCCGGACCTGCCGGCGTACCCGGAAAACTGGTACGCGGCCGGCGCGATGTATTCCACCCCGGCCGATCTGGCGAAGTTCGCGGACGCGTGGTTCGGCGGCCGTTTGATCGGCGACAAGGCGCTGGCGGCGATGATCGCGCCGGGCCTGGACGACTACGGTTTCGGCGTGTGGTCGTACCCGGTGCGCATCGACGGCCGAACCTACCACGCGGTCAAACGGCCCGGCCGGATCATGGGCGCGCAGGCGCAGCTGTATCGCATCGTCGAAGCCGAGTTGACGGTGGTCGTGCTGGCCAATACCGACGCCACCGATCTGGACGAGTTCGTCGCCCGGATCGGAAAGCAGGCGCTCAGCAAACCAGCGGCCGAGGGTCGGGCCAGCGACAAGCTCGCCAGCGACAAGCCGGCGACCGACTGA
- a CDS encoding cyclic-phosphate processing receiver domain-containing protein encodes MREAIGACDDAACAKEALSMQVYLNDERATPEGWVRVYWPDEAIALLQAGEVTRISLDHDLGDDARGTGYDVIVWIEEAVIARGFRPPQIAVHSANPAARLRMQAGIEAIARAWADRATQAG; translated from the coding sequence GTGCGCGAGGCGATCGGCGCATGCGACGATGCGGCCTGCGCCAAGGAGGCACTATCGATGCAGGTCTATCTCAACGACGAACGCGCCACGCCCGAGGGTTGGGTCCGGGTCTATTGGCCTGACGAGGCCATCGCCTTGTTGCAGGCCGGCGAAGTCACCCGGATCAGCCTGGATCACGACCTCGGCGACGACGCGCGCGGCACCGGTTACGACGTGATCGTGTGGATCGAGGAAGCGGTGATCGCGCGCGGCTTCCGTCCGCCGCAAATCGCCGTGCATTCGGCCAATCCGGCCGCGCGGCTGCGCATGCAGGCCGGGATCGAGGCGATCGCGCGGGCCTGGGCGGATCGGGCCACCCAAGCCGGGTGA
- a CDS encoding DUF1684 domain-containing protein produces MRRLLCSLLLCLPWAAFHAEVRADPRKDWDDFRAGLTEQAAGPTGMYAIQDVAVIAPGEAAHLPAAARAADLRWARQRGDAGAVTLSYRDGKAMLEGKGVAAIDLMQAKDHQQTLPNGLTVRITPYEDSLKAWLYNPALTAQRFKGLSFFPYDPKGVVTGRFTRKDVPVAVSHLDSRNHTGVMYWVGDVALPIQGKTYTLRAFNKQKDWKRIDHVLLFFTDKTSKKTSYGGGRSLETHFPAGAAPSSMTFNLNTMYSFLCAHSQYYNCPINLTTFVPVELKYGEKYPPSGK; encoded by the coding sequence ATGCGCCGACTGCTGTGTAGCCTGCTGCTGTGCCTGCCCTGGGCGGCATTCCACGCGGAGGTGCGCGCCGATCCGCGCAAGGACTGGGACGACTTCCGCGCCGGCCTGACCGAACAGGCGGCCGGGCCGACCGGCATGTACGCGATCCAGGACGTCGCCGTGATCGCGCCGGGCGAAGCGGCGCATCTGCCGGCGGCGGCGCGTGCGGCCGACCTGCGCTGGGCCAGACAGCGCGGCGATGCCGGCGCGGTCACGCTGAGCTATCGCGACGGCAAGGCCATGCTCGAAGGCAAAGGCGTCGCCGCGATCGACCTGATGCAGGCCAAGGACCATCAACAGACGCTGCCGAACGGGCTGACGGTGCGGATCACGCCCTACGAGGATTCGCTCAAGGCCTGGCTGTACAACCCGGCGCTGACCGCGCAGCGCTTCAAGGGCTTGTCGTTCTTTCCCTACGATCCCAAGGGCGTGGTCACCGGCCGCTTCACCCGCAAGGACGTGCCGGTCGCGGTGAGCCATCTGGATTCGCGCAATCACACCGGGGTGATGTACTGGGTCGGCGACGTCGCCCTGCCGATCCAGGGCAAGACCTACACCCTGCGCGCGTTCAACAAGCAAAAGGACTGGAAGCGGATCGACCACGTGCTGCTGTTCTTCACCGACAAGACCTCGAAGAAGACCAGCTACGGCGGCGGCCGCTCGCTCGAGACCCACTTCCCGGCCGGCGCCGCGCCGTCGTCGATGACGTTCAACTTGAACACGATGTACAGCTTCCTGTGCGCGCATTCGCAGTACTACAACTGCCCGATCAACCTGACCACCTTCGTGCCGGTGGAGTTGAAGTACGGCGAGAAGTATCCGCCGTCGGGGAAGTAG
- a CDS encoding VOC family protein, which produces MQVTSYYPVIMTHDVAGTAAFYQAHFGFVALFTADWYVHLQSAADPSINLAVLDGAHHTIPEAARGRVSGLLLNFEVQDVDAVHERLRSADLPILLSLRDEAFGQRHFITADPNGVLIDIITPIAPSGEFVEQYEASALPV; this is translated from the coding sequence ATGCAAGTGACCAGCTATTACCCGGTGATCATGACCCACGATGTCGCCGGCACCGCCGCGTTCTACCAGGCTCACTTCGGTTTCGTCGCGCTGTTCACCGCCGACTGGTACGTGCATCTGCAGTCGGCCGCCGACCCCTCGATCAATCTGGCCGTGCTCGACGGCGCCCACCACACCATTCCCGAGGCGGCGCGCGGACGGGTCAGCGGTTTGCTTTTGAACTTCGAAGTGCAGGACGTGGATGCGGTGCATGAGCGGCTTCGCTCCGCCGACCTGCCGATCCTGTTGAGTCTGCGCGACGAAGCCTTCGGCCAGCGCCACTTCATCACCGCCGATCCCAATGGCGTGCTGATCGACATCATCACGCCGATCGCGCCGAGCGGGGAGTTCGTCGAGCAGTATGAGGCGAGTGCGTTGCCGGTTTGA